The proteins below come from a single Candidatus Zixiibacteriota bacterium genomic window:
- a CDS encoding IS630 family transposase, translating to HIETFIAHYNATTKPFVWTATADSILGKINRLCKAIDGTRH from the coding sequence CCACATCGAAACCTTCATTGCTCACTACAATGCCACGACCAAACCCTTTGTCTGGACCGCCACAGCTGATTCCATCCTCGGAAAAATCAACCGACTATGTAAAGCTATTGACGGGACAAGACACTAG
- a CDS encoding T9SS type A sorting domain-containing protein encodes MGNSWEGCPVGCLADCDISQGTADASFDLSGTLGSKYVTSTTYGRFTISDRSGSEAEVDATLDYDITWQGMWTLSGVFTGYNDCKAEVSVYLYDITDGGRVVKKTEPPVHTMTPDRFVGIDIIDIGAALDSGGTANSMNAKLSRGHTYRTALTIHITGKGVANANIVLDYFAGALGAQWTAFTVSVSPDLSERLDELEKRVDSLEAEVAGLRNDLEIHTHTYLTGRGEGHNNTEAKTSPAIIMTDTGLADSQLGWLPDDGVNRKPLPTKSLLLTNYPNPFNPTTVIRFSLPEPSATRIVVYNSLGQTVATLLDEYQSAGEHDVMFDRTDLAAGVYFYRLTTPHFVETRKMLLLK; translated from the coding sequence TTGGGAAATTCGTGGGAAGGGTGTCCGGTCGGCTGCCTGGCCGATTGCGACATTAGCCAGGGGACCGCTGATGCCTCCTTCGACCTGAGTGGCACGCTCGGCTCCAAATACGTGACCTCTACCACCTACGGGCGATTTACTATTTCCGACCGATCCGGCTCTGAGGCCGAAGTCGATGCAACATTAGACTACGATATCACATGGCAAGGCATGTGGACGCTTAGCGGCGTTTTTACGGGCTACAACGACTGCAAGGCGGAAGTCTCCGTGTATCTGTACGACATTACCGACGGCGGTCGGGTGGTCAAAAAGACTGAACCACCTGTACATACCATGACACCTGATCGTTTCGTTGGAATAGACATTATTGACATTGGTGCCGCACTCGATAGCGGCGGAACCGCAAATTCCATGAACGCCAAGCTGAGTCGTGGTCACACTTATCGCACAGCCCTGACCATTCATATTACCGGCAAGGGGGTAGCCAACGCGAATATCGTCCTCGATTACTTCGCAGGAGCCTTGGGAGCTCAATGGACTGCTTTCACGGTCAGCGTCTCACCCGATTTGAGCGAACGGCTCGACGAACTTGAGAAACGAGTAGACTCGCTGGAAGCGGAGGTGGCCGGTCTACGAAACGACCTGGAGATTCACACCCACACCTATCTTACCGGGCGGGGAGAGGGACACAACAACACCGAGGCTAAAACTTCACCGGCCATAATCATGACCGACACAGGTCTCGCCGACAGCCAGCTTGGCTGGCTGCCCGATGACGGTGTTAATAGAAAGCCGCTACCAACGAAATCTCTACTGCTGACCAACTACCCGAATCCTTTCAATCCCACGACGGTCATACGCTTTTCCCTCCCGGAGCCGTCAGCAACTCGGATAGTCGTCTATAATTCGCTGGGCCAGACAGTGGCCACGCTTCTTGACGAGTATCAATCCGCCGGTGAACACGATGTCATGTTCGACCGCACCGATCTCGCGGCCGGGGTCTACTTCTATCGCCTGACCACACCGCACTTTGTAGAGACCAGGAAAATGCTGCTGCTGAAGTAA